A part of Tessaracoccus timonensis genomic DNA contains:
- a CDS encoding ATP/GTP-binding protein → MSVPQRGDSQPAAALHKNPTGKTVQTACESRSGSPVPCTSSAGYWSNERQCYVKPATPPPPAGHPLWEGHTDGAVYMCTTGVEAGGHVYSFWSVAQPAGVAAPPDPAVLAKQLVAQTNLRAIVVGMAPEDRPGVVGTVGLPVWMWVENPSAQTFGPQTRSLSERGVTVSATAKVKRVVWQMGDGQAVTCTTAGSVFGPGDGGKSSPDCGHTYSQRGTYTIRATSFWAVDWTASGGQTGSIAMDFTTDRVLEVGEVQVIGR, encoded by the coding sequence TTGTCAGTTCCACAACGGGGAGACTCGCAGCCGGCTGCCGCGCTCCACAAGAATCCGACGGGCAAGACCGTGCAGACGGCGTGTGAAAGCCGCTCGGGTTCGCCGGTGCCGTGCACCAGTAGCGCCGGTTACTGGTCCAACGAGCGGCAGTGCTACGTGAAGCCGGCCACGCCTCCGCCTCCCGCGGGTCATCCGCTCTGGGAGGGGCACACGGATGGGGCGGTGTACATGTGCACCACCGGTGTTGAGGCTGGCGGTCACGTCTACTCGTTCTGGTCGGTGGCGCAGCCGGCTGGCGTGGCGGCGCCTCCGGATCCTGCGGTGTTGGCGAAGCAGTTGGTGGCGCAGACGAATCTGCGGGCGATCGTTGTGGGGATGGCTCCGGAGGATCGTCCCGGTGTGGTGGGGACGGTGGGGTTGCCGGTGTGGATGTGGGTTGAGAATCCGTCGGCGCAGACGTTTGGCCCGCAGACCCGCAGCTTGAGCGAGCGGGGCGTGACGGTGTCGGCCACGGCGAAGGTGAAGCGGGTGGTGTGGCAGATGGGCGACGGCCAGGCCGTGACGTGCACGACGGCGGGGTCTGTGTTCGGGCCTGGGGATGGCGGAAAGTCGTCGCCGGATTGCGGCCATACGTATTCGCAGCGGGGGACGTACACGATCAGGGCGACGTCCTTCTGGGCTGTTGATTGGACGGCGTCGGGTGGGCAGACGGGGAGTA